The Amphiura filiformis chromosome 12, Afil_fr2py, whole genome shotgun sequence genome includes a region encoding these proteins:
- the LOC140165305 gene encoding uncharacterized protein, translating to MVCVLQTFLRHFSQNVRWCNMKILATWILAWNVLYVGCKPGGKPGGKPGGKLGACDSNPCSSAGPGTTCHTAGYLAYICLCPDGSQICEGLTCDTNPCKNGGHCSWKSKNKQTNYLCTCRENWTGLTCEQASNLLVTDPPARPDPGLTENNPITKEKPNVQTTQTTTQTTSTSTTSITKTPDSKPDGEEWTLYGLSKVDLIGIGLPMVVGIPGGILAFVKICITIRNKRAAQENTNQEKPMQSSS from the exons ATGGTGTGTGTTTTACAGACATTTCTAAGACATTTCTCTCAAAATGTAAGATGGTGCAATATGAAGATATTAGCGACGTGGATCTTagcatggaatgttctttacgTTGGTTGTAAACCGGGTGGTAAGCCGGGTGGTAAGCCCGGTGGTAAGTTAG GTGCATGCGATTCCAACCCATGTAGTTCAGCAGGACCAGGGACGACGTGCCACACTGCCGGCTATCTTGCATATATTTGTCTGTGTCCTGACGGATCGCAAATCTGCGAAGGAT TAACCTGCGATACCAATCCTTGTAAAAACGGTGGACATTGTTCCTGGAAgagcaagaacaaacaaacaaattacctCTGCACCTGCCGAGAAAACTGGACTGGCTTGACGTGTGAACAAG CTAGTAATCTTTTGGTAACCGATCCTCCAGCCAGACCGGATCCAGGATTAACTGAAAATAATCCTATTACAAAAG aaaaaccgAATGTACAAACAACGCAAACTACCACGCAAACTACGTCAACATCAACAACTAGCATTACTAAAACACCAGATTCTAAACCAGATGGAGAGGAGTGGACATTATATGGTTTATCTAAAGTTGATCTGATTGGAATAGGCCTGCCTATGGTTGTCGGTATTCCTG GTGGAATACTTGCCTTTGTGAAAATCTGCATAACAATACGCAACAAACGAGCCGCCCAAG